A region from the Branchiostoma lanceolatum isolate klBraLanc5 chromosome 2, klBraLanc5.hap2, whole genome shotgun sequence genome encodes:
- the LOC136428216 gene encoding programmed cell death protein 7-like, translating into MDGFSQWQAGFSRGPPNLRPRPPPPSHGSQFSFHPNQNSGLPNQAGINAGQQQNQNNDGQQFYSNAVGGAQTPGQQQQHGYANMGQQQQQQHFGFPFQHQGSMDSFVNPPLSSHQQQYDHSLGFPSGPPKFEPNHQDMRQHPDHAREGHFINSMQAQPSNMAQSGTAFQQNFSSPPFPINPPSEMFNASGGTSSSSLDNTGRGFFNNQMSTPAFPPPISRDQEFPTPKHGLPNIPPPPLFPQIPNITGHLPFTSNVMQTTSSTLGPPLHQTPLSHSTRPSDKQIQADADKEWLSTWLKNKGLGKGRRKGSDKGPALAVPEVKQKLAEWRSLLDQLTEQKVVLTEAVGADHSTWQAEMMRAAEIKEKLTKVESMFGDEQLLTQLERKLTRIQKKRARMRRLREEAYRRRQEDEQRCQDKHQKIDKWRNNILQKDLDAKREAELKKEVDDTLSEVRRKQSEATKSMELLRSLGKLRKLRKEANERKGVKTSSETERLFECKLEDYVEMMADRSKMYAEEERMLRTVVEEEQEEERERYRQARKKKEEREARKKEARQLEMLFGPTDPLDTCDPLLPYRQYYEQGDNSVQSLIHIRREWDMYLVPDGTVGATTVPAAWVVPSEPSSEVWAGCLKE; encoded by the exons ATGGACGGTTTCAGTCAGTGGCAGGCGGGCTTCAGTAGAGGACCACCAAATTTGCGtccgcgcccccctcccccttcccatGGCTCACAGTTTTCGTTTCACCCAAATCAAAACTCTGGGCTGCCCAATCAAGCCGGGATCAACGCTGGACAACAGCAAAATCAGAACAACGATGGTCAACAGTTCTATTCAAATGCCGTGGGTGGGGCACAGACAccaggacaacaacaacaacatgggtATGCCAACATGggacaacagcagcagcagcagcatttTGGTTTTCCCTTTCAACATCAGGGCTCTATGGATAGCTTTGTTAATCCACCTTTATCTTCCCATCAACAGCAGTACGATCACTCTCTAGGTTTTCCTTCAGGACCGCCAAAGTTTGAGCCAAACCATCAGGACATGAGGCAACATCCTGACCATGCAAGAGAAGGACATTTTATCAACAGCATGCAGGCACAACCGTCCAATATGGCACAAAGTGGAACAGCTTTTCAACAGAacttttcttctcctccttttCCCATAAATCCACCGTCAGAAATGTTCAATGCCAGTGGAGGCACTTCCAGTAGCAGTTTGGACAACACGGGTAGAGGTTTTTTCAACAACCAAATGTCCACACCAGCATTTCCTCCTCCAATCAGTCGAGACCAAGAATTTCCAACTCCGAAACACGGGTTGCCAAACATTCCCCCTCCGCCATTGTTTCCGCAGATTCCTAATATCACAGGGCATCTTCCATTTACATCAAATGTCATGCAAACAACGTCATCAACACTGGGACCACCGCTCCACCAGACACCTCTCAGTCACAGCACACGCCCCTCAGACAAGCAGATACAGGCTGATGCAGATAAAGAGTGGCTGTCTACTTGGCTTAAGAACAAAGGACTGGGGAAAGGGAGAAGAAAAGGGAGTGATAAAGGTCCCGCTTTGGCA GTCCCGGAGGTGAAACAGAAGCTGGCTGAGTGGAGATCTCTCCTGGACCAGCTGACAGAACAGAAAGTCGTGCTGACCGAGGCTGTGGGGGCAGACCATTCCACGTGGCAGGCTGAGATGATGAGAGCTGCAGAAATCAAA GAAAAATTAACCAAAGTGGAGAGCATGTTTGGGGATGAGCAGTTGCTGACACAATTGGAAAGAAAACTTACAAGGATCCAGAAGAAGAGG GCCAGGATGAGAAGATTACGTGAGGAAGCCTACAGGAGAAGACAGGAGGATGAGCAGAGATGTCAGGACAAACATCAGAAAATTGACAAGTGGAGAAACAACATCCTTCAGAAGGACCTGGATGCTAAGAGG GAGGCAGAGCTTAAGAAAGAAGTTGACGATACTCTGTCAGAAGTGCGTAGGAAGCAGTCAGAGGCGACGAAATCGATGGAGCTGTTGAGGTCTCTTGGCAAGCTGAGAAAACTGAGGAAGGAAGCCAACGAGAGGAAAG GTGTGAAGACATCATCAGAGACCGAGCGATTGTTTGAGTGTAAGTTAGAAGACTATGTGGAGATGATGGCTGATCGCAGCAAGATGTATGCAGAGGAGGAGAGGATGCTGAGGACAGTGgtggaggaggagcaggaggaggagAGGGAGAGATACAGACAG GCCAGGAAAAAGAAGGAGGAAAGAGAAGCCAGGAAGAAAGAAGCAAGACAACTGGAGATGCTGTTCGGACCTACAG ATCCCCTGGACACATGTGACCCCCTGCTACCATACAGACAGTACTATGAGCAAGGAGACAACAGTGTGCAATCCCTCATACATATCAG gaGAGAGTGGGATATGTATCTTGTCCCAGATGGCACAGTGGGAGCCACAACTGTACCTGCTGCTTGGGTTGTACCATCCGAACCTTCAAGCGAGGTGTGGGCAGGGTGCCTCAAAGAGTGA